The following proteins are encoded in a genomic region of Mycobacterium kiyosense:
- a CDS encoding dehydrogenase: MPRPVALITGPTSGIGAGYARRYARDGYDLVLVARDAERLKQLAGELESRVGSIEILQADLALAADRAKVAERLAEGVRVLVNNAGLGTSGDFWTADPALLQRQLDVNVTAVMHLTRAALPAMLAAGTGTVVNIASVAGLLPGRGSTYSASKAWVISFTEGLANGLQGTGVGVHAVCPGYVRTEFHSRAGLDMAGVPSFMWLEVDDVVNESLADVARGKVISIPGREYKFLVATGRAMPRRLARLVTKRFGSGSGRT; this comes from the coding sequence ATGCCCCGTCCTGTTGCGCTGATCACTGGGCCGACGTCGGGCATCGGTGCCGGGTATGCCCGCCGGTACGCCCGCGACGGCTACGACCTGGTTCTGGTCGCTCGCGACGCCGAACGGCTGAAACAGCTGGCGGGCGAGCTGGAGTCGCGGGTGGGCAGCATCGAGATACTGCAGGCCGACCTCGCCTTGGCCGCCGACCGCGCCAAGGTTGCCGAACGGTTGGCCGAAGGCGTGCGGGTGCTGGTGAACAACGCCGGGCTGGGCACGTCCGGTGATTTCTGGACGGCCGATCCCGCATTGCTGCAGCGACAACTCGACGTCAATGTGACCGCGGTGATGCACCTGACCCGCGCCGCACTGCCGGCCATGCTGGCCGCGGGTACGGGCACCGTCGTCAACATCGCCAGCGTCGCCGGCCTGCTGCCGGGCCGCGGATCGACCTATTCGGCGTCCAAGGCTTGGGTGATCTCGTTCACCGAAGGACTCGCCAACGGCTTGCAGGGCACCGGCGTCGGGGTGCACGCCGTGTGCCCGGGCTACGTGCGCACCGAGTTCCACAGCCGGGCCGGGCTCGACATGGCCGGGGTGCCGTCGTTCATGTGGCTCGAGGTCGACGACGTGGTCAACGAGAGCCTCGCCGACGTGGCGCGCGGCAAGGTGATCAGCATCCCGGGCCGCGAGTACAAGTTCCTGGTCGCCACCGGCCGTGCGATGCCGCGGCGGCTGGCGCGTCTGGTCACCAAGCGATTTGGCAGTGGCAGTGGCCGAACCTGA
- the pyrE gene encoding orotate phosphoribosyltransferase, with protein sequence MAEPDPRSDDRAELADLVRRLSVIHGRVTLSSGKEADYYVDLRRATLHHRASALIGRLMRDLTEDWDYALVGGLTLGADPVATAIMHAPGRPIDAFVVRKSAKAHGLQRLIEGSEVAGQRVLVVEDTSTTGNSALTAVRAVQDAGGEVVGVATVVDRATGAAQAIEAEGLPYRSVLGLAELGLG encoded by the coding sequence GTGGCCGAACCTGACCCGCGGTCCGATGACCGCGCCGAACTGGCCGACCTGGTGCGGCGGCTGTCGGTGATCCACGGCCGCGTCACGCTGTCGTCGGGCAAGGAGGCGGACTACTACGTCGACCTGCGCCGTGCCACTCTCCATCACCGCGCGTCGGCGCTGATCGGCCGGCTGATGCGCGACCTCACCGAGGACTGGGACTACGCGCTCGTCGGCGGCCTGACGCTGGGGGCCGACCCGGTCGCGACTGCGATCATGCACGCTCCGGGCCGTCCGATCGACGCGTTCGTGGTGCGTAAGTCGGCCAAAGCGCATGGCCTGCAACGACTTATCGAGGGATCCGAGGTGGCCGGCCAGCGGGTGCTGGTGGTCGAGGACACCAGCACCACCGGGAATTCGGCGCTGACGGCGGTGCGCGCCGTCCAGGACGCCGGCGGCGAGGTCGTGGGCGTCGCGACCGTGGTCGATCGCGCGACCGGTGCCGCGCAGGCCATCGAAGCCGAGGGGCTGCCCTATCGCAGCGTGCTGGGCCTGGCCGAGCTGGGGCTGGGCTAG
- a CDS encoding RNA methyltransferase produces the protein MTEPGPTEWGAPATGVGPWTADLPDDPRYDPDLLRDGDSRNVVDAYRYWTREAIVADIDQRRHPLHIAIENFGHDANIGSVVRTANAFAVHTVHIVGRRRWNRRGAMVTDRYQRLCHHDSTAELMDFAAGAGLTVVAVDNVPGAARLEETALPRDCLLVFGQEGPGITDDTRGGAAITVSIAQFGSTRSINAGVAAGIAMHAWIRQHGDLTRAW, from the coding sequence GTGACCGAGCCGGGGCCTACCGAGTGGGGTGCGCCCGCCACCGGCGTCGGACCCTGGACCGCAGACCTGCCCGACGACCCCCGCTACGACCCAGATCTGTTGCGCGACGGCGATTCTCGCAATGTCGTCGACGCCTACCGGTACTGGACCCGGGAGGCCATCGTCGCCGACATCGACCAGCGCCGGCACCCGCTGCACATCGCGATCGAGAACTTCGGCCATGACGCCAACATCGGCTCGGTGGTGCGCACCGCGAACGCGTTCGCCGTGCACACCGTGCACATCGTGGGCCGGCGCCGGTGGAACCGGCGCGGCGCCATGGTGACCGATCGTTATCAGCGCCTGTGTCACCACGACAGCACCGCCGAACTGATGGACTTCGCTGCCGGCGCGGGCCTGACGGTGGTCGCGGTGGACAACGTGCCCGGCGCGGCGCGCCTGGAAGAGACGGCGCTGCCCCGGGACTGCCTGCTGGTGTTCGGTCAGGAAGGACCCGGCATCACCGACGACACCCGCGGCGGTGCGGCGATCACCGTATCGATCGCCCAGTTCGGCTCGACCCGCAGCATCAACGCCGGGGTGGCCGCGGGGATTGCCATGCACGCCTGGATCCGGCAGCACGGCGACCTGACCCGGGCTTGGTGA
- a CDS encoding glycosyl hydrolase: protein MDQLWANRAASSEAAVTQRHLRKLWGLPGTQLGVVAWPSERRDRLFGGWHYWWQAHLLDCLIDAQLRDPRSERHTRIKRQIRSHRLRNVMRWTNAYYDDMAWLALALERAAMYVGVERRGALAKLADEFVDGWAPDAGGGIPWRKQDQFFNAPANGPAGIFLARYPGRLRLAQQIADWIDETLIDPDNHLVFDGIRDGSLVRPQYTYCQGVVLGLETELAKRTHDDRHAPRVHRLVAAVDKEMAPGGVLKSGGGGDGGLFPGVTVRYLALVATDLPGDSAADVAARETAAKIVLTSAKSAWDNRQTLDGLPVFGAFWDRDAELPTTGGQQAQFVAGAVNSSEIPERDLSVQLSGWMLMEAAHNVATAKSVGQG from the coding sequence ATGGATCAGCTTTGGGCGAACCGGGCGGCCAGCTCCGAGGCCGCCGTCACGCAGCGCCACCTCCGAAAGCTGTGGGGGCTGCCCGGCACCCAGCTCGGCGTGGTGGCCTGGCCCTCCGAGCGCCGGGACCGGTTGTTCGGCGGCTGGCATTACTGGTGGCAGGCGCATCTGCTGGATTGCCTGATCGACGCGCAGCTGCGCGACCCGCGGTCCGAGCGGCACACTCGGATCAAACGCCAGATCCGCTCGCACCGGTTGCGCAACGTGATGCGCTGGACCAACGCCTATTACGACGACATGGCGTGGCTGGCGCTGGCGCTGGAGCGGGCTGCGATGTACGTGGGCGTCGAGCGCCGCGGGGCGCTGGCCAAGCTCGCCGACGAGTTCGTCGACGGCTGGGCCCCTGACGCCGGCGGCGGCATCCCGTGGCGCAAGCAGGACCAGTTCTTCAACGCCCCTGCCAACGGTCCGGCGGGGATCTTCCTGGCCCGCTACCCGGGCCGGTTGCGGCTGGCCCAACAGATCGCCGACTGGATCGACGAAACCCTGATCGACCCGGACAACCATCTGGTGTTCGACGGCATCCGGGACGGTTCGCTGGTCCGCCCGCAGTACACCTACTGCCAGGGTGTGGTGCTGGGGTTGGAAACCGAGCTGGCCAAGCGCACCCACGACGACCGGCATGCACCCCGGGTGCATCGCCTGGTGGCGGCCGTCGACAAAGAGATGGCTCCCGGCGGCGTACTCAAGAGCGGCGGCGGTGGTGACGGCGGGCTGTTCCCCGGCGTCACGGTGCGGTACCTGGCTCTGGTCGCCACCGATCTGCCGGGTGATTCCGCCGCGGATGTCGCCGCCCGGGAAACCGCCGCCAAGATCGTGTTGACGTCGGCCAAGTCGGCGTGGGACAACCGCCAAACATTGGATGGCCTACCGGTTTTCGGCGCGTTCTGGGATCGCGACGCCGAACTGCCCACCACCGGCGGCCAGCAGGCGCAGTTCGTGGCGGGTGCCGTCAACAGCTCGGAGATTCCCGAGCGTGACCTGTCGGTGCAGTTGTCGGGCTGGATGCTGATGGAGGCGGCGCACAACGTCGCGACGGCGAAATCAGTCGGGCAAGGGTAG
- a CDS encoding putative membrane protein — protein sequence MSTTLVASGSILDPMFWIGPEGLFASAVLPTILVIVFVETGLLFPLLPGESLLFTGGLLAAKGTLDIWVLAPSVALVAILGDQTGYFIGRRIGPALFKREDSRFFKQHYVTESHAFFEKYGPWAIILARFMPFVRTFTPVVAGVSYMRYPVYLAFDIVGGVLWGGGVTIAGYFLGNVPFVHQNLEKIILGILFVSMIPAFIAAWRGYRSRRRAPKDEPDPLPLPD from the coding sequence ATGAGCACCACTCTGGTGGCGTCGGGAAGCATCCTCGACCCGATGTTCTGGATCGGCCCCGAGGGCCTGTTCGCCTCCGCGGTACTGCCGACGATCCTGGTCATCGTCTTCGTCGAGACCGGTCTGCTGTTCCCGCTGCTGCCCGGCGAGTCGTTGTTGTTCACCGGCGGGCTGCTCGCGGCCAAGGGCACCCTCGACATCTGGGTGTTGGCGCCGTCGGTCGCGCTGGTGGCCATCCTGGGTGATCAGACCGGGTATTTCATCGGCCGGCGCATCGGGCCGGCCCTGTTCAAGCGAGAAGATTCGCGCTTCTTCAAGCAGCACTACGTCACCGAGTCGCACGCGTTCTTTGAAAAGTACGGTCCGTGGGCGATCATCCTGGCCCGCTTCATGCCGTTCGTCCGAACGTTCACCCCGGTGGTGGCGGGCGTGTCCTACATGCGCTATCCGGTGTATCTGGCTTTCGACATCGTCGGCGGCGTGCTGTGGGGCGGCGGCGTCACGATCGCCGGATACTTCCTGGGCAACGTGCCCTTCGTGCACCAGAACCTGGAAAAGATCATCCTGGGCATCCTGTTCGTGTCGATGATCCCGGCGTTCATCGCCGCCTGGCGCGGTTACCGGTCCCGCCGGCGGGCCCCCAAAGACGAGCCCGACCCGCTACCCTTGCCCGACTGA
- the fba gene encoding fructose-bisphosphate aldolase has translation MPIATPEIYAEMLGRAKANAYAFPAINCTSSETINAAIKGFADAGSDGIIQFSTGGAEFGSGLGIKEMVTGAVALAEFAHIIADKYPINVALHTDHCPKDKLDTYVRPLLAISAERVGKGENPLFQSHMWDGSAVPIDENLEIAQELLKQAAAAKIILEIEIGVVGGEEDGVANEINDKLYTTPEDFEKTIDALGHGEHGHYLLAATFGNVHGVYKPGNVKLRPDILAQGQKVAAAKLGLSDDAQPFDFVFHGGSGSEKSEIEEALRYGVVKMNVDTDTQYAFTRPIVAHMFTNYDGVLKVDGDVGNKKVYDPRSYLKKAEAGMTERVIEACNDLHCAGKSLAG, from the coding sequence ATGCCCATCGCAACGCCCGAGATTTACGCCGAGATGCTGGGACGGGCCAAGGCGAACGCGTACGCGTTCCCGGCCATCAACTGCACTTCCTCGGAAACCATCAACGCTGCCATCAAGGGCTTCGCCGACGCCGGCAGCGACGGAATCATCCAGTTCTCGACGGGCGGTGCGGAATTCGGCTCCGGGCTGGGCATCAAGGAGATGGTGACCGGCGCGGTCGCACTGGCCGAGTTCGCCCACATCATCGCCGACAAGTACCCGATCAACGTCGCGCTGCACACCGACCACTGTCCGAAGGACAAGCTGGACACCTACGTGCGGCCGCTGCTGGCTATCTCGGCCGAGCGGGTCGGCAAGGGCGAGAACCCGTTGTTCCAGTCGCACATGTGGGACGGCTCGGCGGTGCCGATCGACGAGAACCTGGAGATCGCCCAGGAGCTGCTGAAGCAGGCGGCGGCCGCCAAGATCATCCTGGAGATCGAGATCGGTGTCGTCGGCGGCGAGGAGGACGGCGTCGCCAACGAGATCAACGACAAGCTCTACACCACCCCCGAGGACTTCGAGAAGACCATCGACGCGCTCGGTCACGGGGAGCACGGGCACTACCTGCTGGCCGCCACATTCGGCAACGTGCACGGCGTCTACAAGCCGGGCAACGTCAAGCTGCGCCCCGACATCCTGGCCCAGGGCCAGAAGGTGGCCGCGGCCAAGCTGGGTCTGTCCGACGACGCGCAACCCTTCGACTTCGTCTTCCACGGCGGCTCGGGATCGGAGAAGTCCGAGATCGAGGAGGCGCTGCGGTACGGCGTGGTGAAGATGAACGTCGACACCGACACGCAGTACGCGTTCACCCGCCCGATCGTCGCGCACATGTTCACCAACTACGACGGCGTGCTCAAGGTCGACGGCGACGTGGGCAACAAGAAGGTCTACGACCCGCGCAGCTACCTCAAGAAGGCCGAGGCCGGGATGACCGAGCGGGTTATCGAGGCCTGCAACGACCTGCACTGCGCCGGCAAGTCGCTGGCCGGCTGA
- a CDS encoding membrane protein, with protein sequence MPNAPEPDRGGTGSSGTPGPQRNPDNAETETVAIVKRQPEESTEATVPDGQPERRFTAPGFDEKETQVFATATEAPTEVFETRPAPAAGPTAASPAPPIPPAPPLPPNVTAQSIPARGGVNQTQAAKNRNWGWVLAIVVIVLALAAIAIFGTVLLTRGKHEKASQEDQVRQTIQNFDVAIQRGDLTALRSITCGTTRDGYVDYDEKAWAETYRRVSAAKQYPMIASIDQIVVNGEHAEANVTTFMAYDPQVRSTRSLDLQFRDDQWKICQSN encoded by the coding sequence ATGCCCAACGCACCCGAGCCAGATCGCGGCGGCACAGGTTCCAGCGGCACACCGGGCCCGCAGCGCAACCCTGACAACGCCGAAACCGAGACCGTCGCCATCGTCAAGCGGCAACCGGAGGAGAGCACCGAGGCGACGGTGCCTGACGGGCAGCCCGAGCGCCGGTTCACCGCACCGGGTTTCGACGAAAAAGAGACACAGGTGTTCGCCACCGCCACCGAGGCGCCCACCGAGGTTTTCGAGACGCGTCCCGCGCCGGCGGCTGGGCCGACCGCTGCGTCACCCGCTCCACCCATCCCGCCGGCGCCGCCATTGCCACCGAACGTTACTGCGCAGTCGATTCCGGCGCGTGGCGGGGTAAACCAGACCCAGGCGGCCAAGAATCGCAACTGGGGTTGGGTGCTGGCCATCGTGGTCATCGTGCTGGCGCTGGCCGCGATCGCGATCTTCGGGACCGTGCTGCTGACCCGCGGCAAGCACGAGAAGGCCTCGCAGGAGGACCAGGTCAGGCAGACCATCCAGAATTTCGACGTCGCGATTCAACGGGGTGACCTGACCGCGCTGCGCAGCATCACCTGCGGCACCACTCGCGACGGCTATGTGGACTACGACGAAAAGGCGTGGGCCGAAACCTACCGGCGGGTCTCGGCGGCCAAGCAGTACCCGATGATCGCCAGCATCGATCAGATCGTCGTCAACGGCGAGCACGCCGAGGCCAACGTCACCACGTTCATGGCCTACGACCCGCAGGTCCGCTCGACGCGCAGCCTGGACCTGCAGTTCCGCGACGACCAGTGGAAGATCTGCCAGTCCAACTGA
- a CDS encoding cation transporter — MIRRMVGAAAILATFFVVELTTALLINSIALLADAGHMLTDVVAVFMGLAAVVLARRGSSSPGRTYGWHRAEVFTAVANAVLLVGVAMFILYEAIDRLREAPAVPGVPMIVVALAGVAANFAVAMLLRSHSEASLAVKGAYMEVVADTVGSIGVLIAGIVTVTTHWPYADVVVAVLVALWVLPRAIALARAALRILSESSPAHIDVEELRSALGAVDGVTDVHDLHVWTLSPGKDMATAHLTSVGESARVLSDARAVLSARGLDHATVQIDCPDGHCEETF; from the coding sequence ATGATCCGCCGCATGGTCGGCGCCGCGGCCATCCTGGCGACGTTCTTCGTCGTCGAGCTGACCACCGCGCTGTTGATCAACTCGATCGCGCTGCTGGCCGACGCCGGACACATGCTCACCGATGTGGTCGCGGTGTTCATGGGGTTGGCTGCCGTGGTGCTGGCTCGCCGCGGCAGCTCGTCGCCCGGTCGCACCTACGGCTGGCATCGGGCCGAAGTGTTCACCGCGGTGGCCAACGCGGTACTACTGGTCGGCGTCGCGATGTTCATCCTCTACGAGGCGATCGACCGGCTCAGGGAAGCGCCGGCGGTACCCGGTGTGCCCATGATCGTGGTCGCACTGGCCGGGGTGGCGGCGAACTTCGCCGTGGCGATGCTGCTGCGCTCGCATTCCGAGGCCAGCCTGGCCGTCAAGGGCGCCTACATGGAAGTCGTCGCCGACACCGTCGGCAGCATCGGCGTGCTGATCGCCGGCATCGTGACCGTCACCACGCACTGGCCGTACGCCGACGTGGTGGTCGCGGTGCTGGTTGCACTGTGGGTGCTGCCGCGGGCGATCGCCCTGGCCCGCGCTGCGCTACGCATCTTGTCCGAGTCGTCGCCGGCTCATATCGACGTCGAGGAATTGCGCTCGGCGCTCGGCGCGGTCGACGGCGTCACCGATGTGCACGACCTGCACGTGTGGACGCTGTCGCCCGGCAAAGACATGGCCACCGCGCATCTGACCAGCGTCGGCGAATCCGCCCGGGTACTCAGTGACGCGCGCGCGGTGCTGTCGGCCCGCGGACTGGACCACGCGACCGTCCAGATCGACTGTCCGGACGGGCACTGCGAGGAGACGTTCTAA
- a CDS encoding site-2 protease family protein, protein MRPSPVFLGLIGATAVGAALAWTAGSSVRPMAYAGVFILVIAGWLVSLCLHEFGHAYTAWRFGDHDVAVRGYLDLDPRRYASPGLSLVLPMIFIALGGIGLPGAAVYLQTSFMTPARRTLVSLAGPTMNLVLAVLLLTATRVFYDPAHWVLAAGLAFLGFLQVTAVVLNLLPIPGLDGYDALEPHLSPQTQRAVAPAKQFGLFVLLVVLLAPGLNQWFFESVYWLFGLSGVPPRLAQAGGILTRFWSAWA, encoded by the coding sequence GTGCGCCCCAGCCCGGTCTTCCTCGGCCTGATCGGAGCGACGGCCGTGGGTGCGGCGCTGGCCTGGACCGCCGGATCATCGGTGCGGCCGATGGCGTACGCGGGGGTGTTCATCCTCGTCATCGCCGGGTGGCTGGTGTCGCTGTGCCTACACGAGTTCGGGCACGCCTACACCGCCTGGCGCTTCGGCGACCACGATGTGGCCGTCCGCGGCTACCTGGACCTGGATCCGCGGCGCTACGCCAGCCCCGGGCTGTCGCTGGTGCTGCCGATGATCTTCATCGCGCTGGGCGGGATCGGGCTGCCGGGCGCCGCGGTGTATTTACAGACCTCGTTCATGACGCCGGCACGCCGGACCCTGGTCAGCCTGGCCGGCCCGACGATGAATCTTGTTCTGGCAGTGCTGCTTTTGACGGCGACACGGGTGTTCTACGATCCGGCGCACTGGGTGCTGGCGGCGGGTCTGGCGTTTCTGGGTTTTCTGCAGGTCACCGCGGTAGTGCTGAACCTGTTGCCGATTCCGGGCTTGGACGGCTATGACGCGCTGGAGCCGCACCTGAGCCCGCAGACGCAGCGCGCGGTGGCGCCGGCCAAGCAGTTCGGCCTGTTCGTCCTGCTGGTCGTGCTGTTGGCGCCGGGGTTGAATCAGTGGTTCTTCGAGTCGGTGTACTGGCTTTTCGGCCTTTCCGGCGTGCCGCCGCGGCTGGCTCAGGCCGGCGGGATATTGACCCGCTTCTGGAGCGCCTGGGCCTGA
- the purA gene encoding adenylosuccinate synthetase, translated as MPAIVLIGAQWGDEGKGKATDLLGGRVQWVVRYQGGNNAGHTVVLPTGENFALHLIPSGVLTPGVTNVIGNGVVIDPGVLLDELKGLQDRDVDTSKLLISADAHLLMPYHVAIDKVTERYMGSKKIGTTGRGIGPCYQDKIARMGIRVADVLDPDQLAHKVQAALEFKNQVLVKIYNRKALEPEQVVEALLEQAAGFRHRIADTRLLLNNALDAGETVLLEGSQGTLLDVDHGTYPYVTSSNPTAGGAAVGSGIGPTRIGTVLGILKAYTTRVGSGPFPTELFDENGEYLSKTGGEFGVTTGRRRRCGWFDAVIARYATRVNGITDYFLTKLDVLSSLQTVPVCVGYEVDGKRTDEMPMTQRELCHAKPVYEELPGWWEDISTAREFDDLPAKARDYVLRLEELAGAHVSCIGVGPGRDQTIVRRDVLRARP; from the coding sequence ATGCCGGCAATCGTCCTTATCGGCGCCCAGTGGGGCGACGAGGGCAAAGGTAAAGCCACGGATCTGCTCGGCGGACGCGTGCAGTGGGTGGTGCGCTATCAGGGTGGCAACAACGCCGGGCATACCGTGGTGCTGCCTACCGGTGAGAACTTCGCCCTGCACCTCATCCCGTCGGGCGTATTGACGCCCGGGGTCACCAACGTGATCGGCAACGGCGTGGTGATCGACCCCGGTGTCCTGCTCGACGAGCTCAAAGGCCTGCAAGACCGCGATGTGGACACCTCCAAGCTGCTGATCTCCGCCGACGCGCACCTGCTGATGCCCTATCACGTGGCTATCGATAAGGTCACCGAGCGCTACATGGGCAGCAAGAAGATCGGCACCACCGGGCGCGGTATCGGACCCTGCTACCAGGACAAGATCGCCCGGATGGGCATCCGGGTCGCCGACGTGCTGGACCCGGATCAGCTCGCGCACAAGGTCCAGGCCGCGCTCGAGTTCAAGAACCAGGTGCTGGTCAAGATCTACAACCGCAAGGCCCTCGAGCCCGAGCAGGTGGTCGAGGCGCTGCTGGAGCAGGCCGCCGGGTTCCGGCACCGCATCGCCGACACCCGGCTGCTACTGAACAACGCGTTGGACGCCGGCGAGACCGTGCTACTGGAAGGCTCGCAGGGCACCCTGCTCGACGTCGACCACGGCACTTACCCGTATGTGACGTCGTCGAATCCGACCGCGGGCGGCGCGGCGGTGGGTTCGGGCATCGGCCCGACCCGGATCGGCACGGTGTTGGGGATCCTCAAGGCCTACACCACCCGGGTGGGTTCGGGCCCGTTCCCCACCGAGCTGTTCGACGAGAACGGCGAGTACCTGTCCAAGACGGGTGGGGAGTTCGGGGTGACCACCGGCCGGCGGCGCCGCTGCGGCTGGTTCGACGCCGTCATCGCGCGCTATGCCACCCGGGTCAACGGCATCACCGACTACTTCCTGACCAAGCTGGACGTGCTGTCCAGCTTGCAGACGGTGCCGGTCTGCGTCGGCTACGAGGTCGACGGCAAGCGCACCGACGAGATGCCGATGACCCAGCGCGAGCTCTGCCACGCCAAGCCGGTGTACGAGGAGCTGCCCGGGTGGTGGGAGGACATTTCCACCGCCCGCGAGTTCGACGATCTGCCGGCCAAGGCGCGCGACTATGTGCTGCGACTGGAAGAGCTTGCCGGAGCACATGTTTCGTGCATCGGTGTGGGGCCGGGGCGGGACCAGACCATCGTGCGACGCGATGTGCTGCGGGCTCGCCCGTGA
- a CDS encoding hypothetical protein (frameshifted, insertion at around 717789, deletion at around 718168) gives MRREMSQDAAFSPPAPILVGETTHDGGGDCLTERQETGAQDRPAAEGATAIWSVEKPTEAPATAEPLEPQDPEPENEAGPRLLLLGTDDAGEELTVALQRLGAEVMTADAETLTDAEELTAVLVSLQPDFVVTRTDAVVFGALEAFESAEGQDVEWVPSLRAARLIADREGLRRHAADELGLPTAPFWFVDSLAELEAVAAHAGFPLLVKPVAGPSGQGRSVVRTPEEVAPAWERAGRGGRVWAETVVDVEFFGHADRCPQRRPVRAGHRVLQPDRSSQQRRRRAGVLAASANEHRRAGRGQVDRRAHR, from the coding sequence ATGCGTCGCGAAATGAGTCAAGACGCGGCGTTCTCGCCCCCCGCACCTATCCTTGTCGGCGAGACAACTCACGACGGAGGGGGTGACTGCTTGACCGAGCGGCAGGAGACCGGCGCGCAGGATCGCCCAGCGGCTGAGGGTGCTACGGCGATCTGGTCCGTCGAGAAACCGACGGAAGCGCCCGCGACAGCCGAACCGCTCGAGCCGCAAGACCCGGAACCGGAAAACGAGGCCGGGCCGAGATTGCTGCTGCTGGGCACCGACGACGCCGGCGAGGAGTTGACCGTCGCGCTGCAGCGGCTTGGCGCGGAGGTAATGACCGCCGACGCCGAGACGCTCACCGACGCCGAGGAGCTCACCGCGGTGCTGGTTAGCCTGCAACCTGACTTCGTGGTGACGCGCACCGATGCGGTCGTGTTCGGGGCCCTCGAAGCGTTCGAGTCGGCCGAGGGCCAAGACGTCGAGTGGGTACCGAGTTTGCGTGCGGCCCGGCTCATCGCCGACCGCGAGGGCCTGCGCCGCCACGCCGCCGATGAGCTGGGCCTGCCGACTGCGCCGTTCTGGTTCGTCGACTCGCTGGCCGAACTGGAGGCGGTGGCCGCGCACGCCGGCTTCCCGTTGCTGGTCAAACCGGTCGCCGGTCCGAGCGGGCAGGGCCGATCGGTGGTGCGGACGCCCGAGGAGGTCGCGCCGGCCTGGGAGCGCGCGGGCCGGGGTGGCCGGGTGTGGGCCGAGACAGTGGTCGATGTCGAGTTTTTTGGTCACGCTGATCGTTGTCCGCAGCGAAGGCCCGTCCGGGCCGGTCATCGAGTTCTGCAGCCCGATCGGTCATCGCAGCAACGGCGCCGACGGGCTGGAGTCCTGGCAGCCTCAGCAAATGAGCACCGCCGCGCTGGACGCGGCCAAGTCGATCGCCGCGCGCATCGTTAA
- a CDS encoding hypothetical protein (frameshifted, insertion at around 717789, deletion at around 718168) codes for MSTAALDAAKSIAARIVKSLGGRGVFGVELMINGDEVYFSEVAAGPSDSAWVTLRSQRLSAFELQARAILGVAVDTMMVSPGAARV; via the coding sequence ATGAGCACCGCCGCGCTGGACGCGGCCAAGTCGATCGCCGCGCGCATCGTTAAGTCCTTGGGTGGGCGCGGCGTCTTCGGCGTCGAACTGATGATCAACGGGGACGAGGTGTACTTCAGCGAGGTCGCTGCGGGTCCCAGCGACAGCGCCTGGGTGACGCTGCGTAGCCAGCGGCTTTCGGCGTTCGAGTTGCAGGCCCGGGCGATTCTGGGGGTAGCGGTGGACACCATGATGGTGTCGCCGGGCGCCGCCCGGGTGTGA
- a CDS encoding hypothetical protein (frameshifted, deletion at around 718168) — MITRGPSAPGAAPSGDLLAAALAVPESDVRVFDPAASAGSDAAPPSSGLALATAPELAVARDRARQVAARLNVRDSRA; from the coding sequence GTGATCACCCGTGGCCCCTCCGCGCCGGGCGCCGCGCCCAGCGGCGATTTGCTCGCCGCGGCCCTGGCCGTGCCCGAGAGCGACGTGCGGGTGTTCGATCCGGCCGCCTCGGCTGGCTCGGATGCGGCGCCGCCCAGCTCGGGGCTGGCGCTGGCCACCGCGCCCGAGTTGGCCGTCGCCCGGGACCGCGCCCGGCAGGTCGCTGCCAGGCTGAATGTGCGAGACTCGCGCGCGTGA